A genome region from Terriglobales bacterium includes the following:
- a CDS encoding molecular chaperone TorD family protein produces MAVAGETRTSPRFDWEDLDLYRFFAFAFGAPSPERFDILAQPALRAALPELWRRLGCAGGPPEFDWFTDYAEYEATYIALFDVGVPEPPVPLFESAHDKTKPAQEIALENTWFYDTLGLKWDSNQAVPDYLITQLEFLAAVRYTRENAPDTGALAQLETDFLRRHMLNWVPAASAKLSRVADCPFVPLLIMLAVVLQGDSKQRASG; encoded by the coding sequence ATGGCAGTAGCCGGCGAGACGCGCACTTCCCCGAGATTCGATTGGGAAGACCTCGACCTGTACAGATTTTTCGCGTTCGCCTTCGGAGCACCCTCACCAGAGCGCTTCGACATTCTCGCGCAACCGGCCTTGAGGGCTGCGCTTCCGGAGCTCTGGCGGCGTCTGGGCTGCGCGGGAGGTCCCCCGGAGTTTGACTGGTTCACGGACTATGCGGAGTACGAAGCCACCTACATCGCCCTGTTCGATGTTGGTGTCCCCGAGCCTCCGGTCCCACTTTTCGAGTCTGCGCACGACAAGACGAAGCCGGCGCAGGAGATCGCGCTCGAGAACACGTGGTTCTACGACACCCTCGGGCTGAAGTGGGATTCAAACCAGGCTGTCCCCGACTATCTCATCACCCAGCTCGAGTTTCTGGCGGCGGTGCGCTACACCCGGGAAAATGCGCCGGACACCGGCGCTCTGGCGCAGCTCGAGACGGATTTCCTCCGCCGGCACATGCTCAACTGGGTCCCCGCGGCGAGCGCCAAGCTGTCTCGGGTTGCCGATTGTCCCTTCGTTCCTCTCCTGATCATGCTTGCGGTCGTCCTACAGGGCGATTCGAAGCAACGCGCAAGCGGTTGA